CCCAGCCTCCACAGCTCATGGCAGGGACgcttcagtcacagaaacacaaacacactcttaccccCGCGATATAAACGACTGAAAGTGGAATTAAAAGATCTCActacaaggtaatgctaatgctagcactCTACGAtaacgctaatgctaacgctagctgctaaccgttagccttaccttcgtacggcaggtgtgttcagtgcccagctccagagtttgttttagcatccagacctcttcggTAACaacgttttctcacagtactgacaaacagaagcaaCGGTACAAACTTGGTTTTAAGATGTTTTCCcggcttcgtttctccgccCCTCTGCGCCCCTCCCAGAAAGCCGTGGCCAATGAGGAGAGGCGGCATACGTTAGGTAACACTGGAAAAATGCTGATTGGCTGGCCGATTCTGGTctgcctagcaaccgcctctgattggtcttaaaaacaCCCACCGTAAAGACGAGAGAAGCCTTAAGATCTGCCGTACAGCCGTGCGCCTATTGGCCTGTGATTCACGTATGTTCTCGCGAGAATACGGACTGGAAAGTAAAGTGCCATCAGAAAAAAACGTatgaaaaagtacaaaaatgCTAACTGTTGCTAACATTAAATACCTCTGATTGAAGCACACTGACACCTAAAAGGTCAAAATGACAGAGTTAATTATCATGTATCATGTATCATGTATTTTTCCAAATTTCAGAATATAACTCATGTAACATTTGAACATCTGTACCATCTCAACCTGTGGAGCAAGAAATAAGAAAGAGTTCCCATTTCTAATATTTGTTATTTCGTGTCTGCTGAGACCCCGGCAGCGAAGTTTCAGATGAGTCCACCGGGCCTCCTTTAGTAAAACAGAACGCTTCTCTATGCTGCTGTTCTTCAGCATGGCCCCCAGCTGCTCGTGCAGACACTTTGCACAAGGACACGTCCACAGAGATCAGAGGTAGACACTGGTTGTTACAGGAGACAGGTCTTATGACCTTCTTTAACAAAATCAAATCAGCTGCATCCTCAGGCTGATTCACATTACAGTGAAACATCATGATGTTTGCTAAGTGACAGGCCTATTAGTGACTGCATATTTTTGTCCTGTGTGCGAAAGATGGCTTTGAAGCCCTGATGAGGAGACATGATGTCTGCAAACGAGGAGCTTGACATTACCTATCAGAGGCTCTTAATGATCCATACAGCCTTTATACATCACATACCCTCcccactgctgctgaaacatACCACATGGTGAGGGGGATCATGAATGCATCAGTGTGTGCAGCTACATGTTGCCATGGAGCTAGAATGaccattttaaaagctttggCTATATGGTCCTGAAACGTGTGGTATCTCATTTACATTCAGTTCATTCTCATCTAGTTTTCTCTCTTATATGCTATATACTATAGACTTGCAAGTCTTCTATGTGTTTTTGAGTAGTTCTATCAAAACTGAAGTGCTCTCAATGGGCCCATGCAGACTACAACACCCAGACTCTACAGGACACTTTACTCTCAACAGACCAATCAACAAAActggaagaaaaacatttagaaatgtgAGAACAATAACAGATAAAGGTATCAAATGGAGATGAGCTGTCAGTTAAAAGCTTCCTAAGAACACTTCCAAAGATGCTGCTGGGTCCTGAccgcacatacaaacacagcttTATTCCTCATTACCGGAAGGTATCACTCAGACTGAGGTGAAAGTGAATTGGGTACGCACAAATGCAACTCCTAAATATATCCTCTGTGTATCAGTCCTATTGCAGACAAGCTTTATTGCTACAGTAAAGATGATTTCTACCACAGTAAAAGCCATATTTATAAGGTTAATATCCTGAGCTCTGGAGACAGGGTTTCATGTCTCAGACAGTCAGAGCCAAAGCTATCCACAAATGGCCTTGGGCTGGACAGAAATACATAATTGAGGAGAAAGATACATTCTTGTGTCATGGATGAGATGGTGCAATGTCATCCCAAGAATAATAACAATGTGCCTTGAGCAACCCAGAATCTGGGTAAGGTGCAATCTTATCTGTCAGCCCAAATCTTGTCTCcctcaagacatttttttttcagtaacacAACAAATCTgctacagaaaaataaattggTAAGTTGATTATATAATTTACTGAATACTGACAACTCAACTACAAATCAATGATTTGTTTAGTGTGCTGCCTTCATCCTCTCCACTGTTTAAAAGGCTTAACCCCAAATAACAGATTTTCTCTAATGAGTGCAATGatacaacaaaacattaaaggCCTTTTCCCCATgggatttattatttatttattatttactggGAAAGAAACGTCCTGTTCTGTTCACCAGTCACACTTCAAAACACGAAGCATTTTCCTGAGCTTATTATGTGAttaatctgatgtttttttaattctatcTTTATTTAAGAGCTGGAACAGACTGACATGAAATCAACCTCAGTTTATTTGCATTCAGCAATGACCTCTCCTTATAGTATTCTTCATTGATAGTGGACTTTGCCATTCCTTTGCTCTCTGATTTACATTCAGTTATGAgatattaatcttctcatctcgCTCTCTGCGAGAAAGTAAACGAGCGtatgtcacaaaatgtcagtgttttaactGTAACGCCTGAGAGGCACGACACAAACCTATGTGTTTAATTCATTTACTCCATCTATAATGTATTTGCTGATGTAAATTACATTTGAACAAACCTACTCAGACGCAGGAGAGCGGGTGGCCGAGCGGCTGTGGAGCAGTGATTGATGCTCCTTCAGTCACCGAGCCCTGTACTCTGATCACACCACACGTCTCCGGGCCTGGATGTCCCCGTTTTAAAAATCCATTAACTAAACATCGCTCTGAAACAGGTCACCTCCTTTATTGGCTACACTCAAAACCTGATTTACTACGCTGCGCCGCTTCTCAGTTCCTGACATCATGTTATTGAAACTAAGGTATTGATTTAAGTCCAGTACGCCGTCAGAAGTCTGGAGTCATGTATGGATAACATTTACACGCACTTAATAGTCTGGGATTAATCTGTGCAGGGAGAGAGTGACGACCTGGAGACGCTGGTTTGGAGCCTttgagactgaaaaagaaaatcatttgttttttattctttctctcccttttaaAGGAGGTTTAGTTTGGCAGAAAGCACGCCTCTCTGACTACAGAAATCAACACCCTTCATGCAGCtggaaacacatacacactactcCAAACTCATTACTGTTCACTAATGGGTCGATCACTTCTCATAAAGTCGGGTGTAATCAAATCAGAAAGTTGGTGTTATGGTGACCTCTTGTTCGTAAACTGCCGTCCAGAGAAGTGGAAGTGATGAAGAGCGATGACTGCCTGAGCAGCTGTGGCCGCTGTGCCAGCAGTGCCGCTGAAATATAGCGGGGGGTTAATTGAACACTTTCTCCTGCGAACACCGTGGAGTCGAAATGATGACTGTAGTTTTCTGCAAAAGCTCGATGATGAACTGTTTCTGATCCTGAGGGAAAGTAAAGTGCTTCCTCATCTAAATGAGgttaataaaaaaacacaacgtAGAAACTCCCAGTTCAGAGCTCCCTCACAACTGACCTGCTGATCAGCGTGTCAGAAAGATGACTGAACTCCCAAGTGTTTCAATTctggcaacaaaaaaaaagggaaatcaCAGCTCTAGGAAAAAAAAGCCAGGATCTAAAAGTTTCCCTCGGTGTGTTAACCTGGGTTACTAAAATATAAACTGTGAAGCCATGTCTGAAATGAGTCAGCGGATCAGTACCCCCGAAGTCAGATGTTGGTGTGCAGCTGGTTATCGCCTCGCTGAAGGACACTTTGACACGgccacacacattcaccattTCAGGGAATCATACTGTGACCTTCCTTGGCAGTCTCTGTGCCACCTGCTGCCCACGCCCTCCAAACGGCCCGACTGTCCAAATCTATGAGACTGGAGAGTTTTAGGTTGGTGAGCTGTCGACAGGGTTACAGTCAGGAACGACCCAAACTGTCATACTCTGTAAACGGAGCTGTCAGTTTAAGGCTGGTGTCAAGTTTTGTcctacagaaaacaaagatggtCATTGTGGATAAAGTTAGACAAAGTTTTCCTTCAGGAAGCCAGCAGTGATCACAGTTTGAAATGACTTCATTTATCTTGGATCAGTATTCAAATTGTTCAAACCATTCCCGTGATTTTAAATGGTCTCTTACAAAACATTTTCGACATCTTGTCATATTTTACACCAAACTGTGCCCTGTAATAAATGCTGTTCACTCCTAGAATatgttcagtgaaaacacaatgtaTACTGTCAGTAGATCAAATCCCATTTAGGTttttgagattaaaaaaaaactaataatcCTGTTTTGAAACAGCTGACATTTCCATTTCTGTGCCgttaaagagagacagaaaaactaaaactgctCCCAGTGATTGGATCAGACTTTCTGTGGGAGACTGAACCAAACATTTAGACCATGAAACACAAGAACTGAATACTGAGGTTTAGATCAGGTGCTGGATTTtggtacagacacagcagacCTGACACACGGTCAAAAATCAACCCACAGAGTCTGTGTAGAGCAGCGAAAACTTACCTAAAACTTCCAAAGACCTGTTACTATTCCCATGGTTCGAGCCCTCGTCTAACAGAAATAAAGGAAACACAGGAAAGGTCttgttgtctgtgcagctgtCGATCAAATCAAAGAAGAAATGACAACTATTTCCTGTGGTCTTCCTCATGAGAAGAGTCAGGgtctttaattaaaatgttaatgataCTTCAATGAACAGATGGTGTCAAAGGCAAACAGCCAGGGTGAACAAACACTTGAAGGATGGATCTCGCTGAACACGTAAGGTTTAAATGTGATGATCAGTTTGACTTGTTAGAGCTTCTCCTCCGATAACAGACCTGCCATCAGCATTTGCCTTTACATTTACAGGAACTGAGGACTGACTCAGCTTCTGCTCTTAGAGTCCTGTGTTACGATTAAAGGACTAAGGTCACAGGAGCTGGGCCCAGATGCAGACTTGGGTTCTGGGGgatttatttaagaaaaacaacaaaaactcatTGGCagacaggaacaggaagaggTCCGAAAACACAAGGAGACCAGGCGACTGGCTGTATAGGCTGAACACACAGAAGTCTGAAACAAAAACTAAAGACTCACGAGGATCCAGGACTCACAGGTAAGCACATAACAAAGGCTGGaagcaaaaaacaacagagcagattgcaaaataaaacaggaagtaacaagGACACAAGAGGAGGagataccaaaataaaaccaagaacACAGGAGATACTAAAGAAGAAATGGTGGaaaaataatggatggatggtcaaaatgtttctctctgcatttGGAATTAAAACGTCTGTCTAAGTACAGCTGTGCAGATGCGATGGATAGACGACTAAATGGACTGGTCACTTTCGTTGAGTCACTGtttgactgttttctctttcacactgaacacacacacccgtCATAGACATAGAACCAGTATTTACATATCAGAATTATTAGCAGAAACTCTGAGCAGCCGACAAAGGAAGCTAGGTGCTACCACAACGTCCAGCAACAACAACACGATAACACAATGCAGGGCTGAAGGTTTACGAAACACCAGTTCAAATAATTGCTACAGTAAGTCACAAAGCTTTAGAGACAGTGGCCTTTCAAAAATGATGCTGCAGGCACAAGTTTCTCTCAGTAATGAGTCTTTCATTGATTTCTGCGCCGAGTGCCCAAACTATCGGCCGGATAAGACAAAAACCTGCCGACTCTCTCACAGCTCAGAGGACTCTCTGTGAAGATTAAAAATCTATTATTTATCATGGTAATTCCAGCTGAGTCTGCTCCGTCATGGAACCTTCTCACAAGGAAATGAGCCGAAATCCCCGACTGCTGATAAATCACTGcaacaaatgaaactgcatgtctttgtgtggtttgtgtgcaAACCTTGTgttggtatttttttttagtttttgtcattttagatCAATGGAGAGTGAAAATATggctgcttttaaaaaaaatatcatgttTACAGTCcatcctctgcagctccacagagTCTAAATTAATCAGCTGAGAAGGCCCAGCTCCGACACCATGGAgctaaaacacaaagatgtgaaaAGACTGAACTGTCTttgaaaagattttttattttcaaatgctgGTAAGGTGTCCACTGAAATCCAAAGgttaagacaaacacacagcgaCAGCTCAAACAGATAGAAAATTGATATGATTATCAACTTATTATCACAAAATTATTGGAGCCCTTTCAGTGTCATCACAGGAATACTGAGCTCACAGACCAGTTCTTCTTTAGATGAAGAAAAGACAAGTAGTCAAAAGACATTTAAACACGTTGATGTTGTTTGTAGCTAAAGACATATTTTACATAACAGCACAGATGGCATGTGCACTCCTTCAGATTGTAAAAGTCATGTACACAGTGGCCAGCACAGACATCATTATATGACAGGTCAAAActccacagacacaaagaaaccTACAGTTGTATAAAAGACTAGTTTGTCAGACGACAAGACGAAAATGCAGAATGAATAACGACTCTCTAAGGAGAGTAGCTCAAGTATTAGTTGCAAATAATTATCTGTGTTGATTTGAACCTGCTTGACTGACTGGATGAGTGGGAATCACCAGGTGAGGACAGGTGCAGTAAGTCGTCAATCACAGAAAAGTAACATTAACTTTCCAAAACTTTTCTGTCATTGTCCTCCAGCACACATTCTTGTCCTTTCTTTTGGAAAAATCCACCCATCTGGATAACTGGTGCTGTAACACCTTGATGACTCAGGTCTCCAGCCTCATAAATGGAAACTGGCTGGGTGTAAGCTGTAGCTAAATCTGAGCTCTGCGGTGGCGAGGGTGGACAGGGAGAGGACTTGACACTCAGTTGTCCAACTTAGTGCACAGTGCTGTGGCGTAGAGTTCCCAGAGAGTAGGCACTTGGACACAATTACCTCCTGACCAGCTCCTCACCAACGTGAGCCATAGGCAGTAAGAAAATATTGAGTTTGTGTCCAAACAAACGGTGTCGGGCTACAATCAACTCAATACAGGTAATGGCTATGGCATGTTAATGCAGCTGATTGGGATTTGCTGCTGTGGGTCACCGGTGACAGAAATGAAACGACGTCTGACGCTCCTGAATGTCGACATTCAACATAAATACATTCATACGTACAGAACGCTTGACTCCTCTGATCTCTGAAAAACCATATTAATCCATACTTTATATTAAAATTCTCTGTGCTATAGTTGACTTCTCTGAGTGTGAAACATTTGTCTGTGATGTGCTGCTGCAAAATCTCAGTCCTAAACAGGAAGtggttctttttttgtttgtttgtttgtttgtttataatgtttgaaaaatctcattattaaaaaatcattattaCATCACAGTACAGTGCTGTGCAAACGTTTtaggtgtctgatcagtcccagattaactctgcagcaggacaatgagtccaaacacagtcagcatcataaagacCTGTCCTCAGAGACAGGAACCAGGAGTCCTGCAGGAGATGCTCTGACCCCACAGATCCCTGAGGACCACAGGAAATACCGACCTGATTTAGGTTTTCTCTGTTTGCAGCACTTCACAGGAGGTTAAttagtgattaaaaaaatgtatttttaacatcCTCTCTTTAGCTTTTGTGCCTAAAACGTTTGCACAGTACATCATGAAAACTCACAGAGACTTTGGTTCCTTtattctttcattctctccagAGAACTGTCACCGTGTCAAGTTAACACAAAGCTCGCACACTGAGGCTGGAATAACTTAGTCCAGGAGTTAGACCCCAGTCTAAAATGAGTATCACCTGGAAACAGACGTTCACGTTCTTCCCCTGCGTGACCTTGGCGCGTAACGCTGAAcgttacatctttttttttctctgtaaggTGACACGATGCAGCGGCTGCACAGTTAAAGAAGTAACAGCAGAGTAACCTCATTTCCTGGACCAGTAACTTTCAGGGCTGTTGTGTAAACTGAATGTTAACACCTTCACCTCTCTGACACATCAGCATAAGTCTCATAAAACAGCCTTCACCGTGACAGTGTGACATTAAGAACATGAATCAATCAATATAAAGTAAGTGGGAGACACAGTGGTCCTCCTCATTCATCTCAGTCACAGTGAGaacacttctctctctgctctacaTCTATCATCCCTCACAGAAATATGAGTTTTGTGagcattgtttattttgtgctaTCTCCATCGCCTCGTCTGGTTATTCACATTGGATAAAATCGAAATAACTGTTTTGAAATGATACAAAAGATGTCATCTatgaggattttaaaaaatctaaactgaCGCATTTAATCACTAAAAGACCTCAAATAATATTCTGAGAAACATCTGTGATGATGTGTTGCAACAGCTTTTTAGTCGTtttgtacagaaacacacatttactcacatatttacagacacacacaccacgccTCCTGCTAGAGAACAGTGCTGATGGTGTCAAAGTCCTTGCTGATCTGAGAGCTGCTGGGCAGCGACTTGAGGTACTGGAGGTGCCGTCTGGCATCCTCCTGATTGTGTCTCACGTAGTAGATGACGTACGCGATCACCATGGTGAACCAGCCGAACATGGTGACAAACATGGCTACGTCGGTGGTCTTGTGGTGAAAGTTGCAGAAGTTGATCCCTGAGTCCAGCACCTGGATCACCGGTTTGCCCGCGTACTCCTCCTGCACCGCCGTGTGGCAGATCACCTCGTTGACTGTCTTGGGGTCCAGTCGCAGCTCCCTCAGGACCTCCTGCAGCGTACACTCACAGTGCCACGGGTTGTTGGAGAGGCTGATTTTGGCTCGCAGACGAGCAAACGCCTCTTTGGGGACACTTTGGATTCGGTTGTTTGACAGATCCAGCATGAGGAGGCTGTCAGAAACACCTTGAAACGCCCCCACATCCACGGTCTCAATCTCGTTGTTGGACAAGTCCACCTCCTGAAGGTAGTGCAGCTCTCTGAAGGCGTGGTTGGGGATGTGCGTGATGTGGTTGGACGCCAGGAGCAGGACGACAGTATCTCTTGGAAGATCTGACGGGATCTTCTCCAGGCTGCGAGACATACACTGGACCACGGTCATGCCGCTCTTCTCTATACAGTGACATCTTGTGGGACAAGTTGTCACAGGTGCAACGAATAATCCAAACAGTACGCCCCATAAGAGGGCGAGGCCATCAGAGAAAAGAGGTTTCCTGGGCATAGCAGGCCCGGCTACGTCCTGCATGTTCTGCAGTGACCTCCCACAAGTCGTGTCAGGCAGGAGCGATCATGGTTTCACCTGTTTCTTGGCATTAAATGCTGCGTCATTAGCTTTCAAAGCACCCAAATGATCAGTTCATTCACACCAACGCGTGGGCGTATCATGAGATAATCCTGCAAAATCGATTCGATAGAGTTTCAAATAATCTTTTTAGAGAAAAGACTTCAGGAAAAGCTCGTCCAAACAGCGAGCAGCTCACTGAGCATGCTCCAGTGACAGCAGGGAACTGTAATCTCAGGCTTATTGTGAGGTTGGTGAAAGCTTCAGAGAGCGTGGAGCGGGCCGAGAGGCGCTCGAATCGACATGTCAACGTCAGGCACTGAAAGAACCAAAGAAAAGCAGCGTTATTCCTGAAGAGAGAAACTAACGATTAGCTCTTAAACGCAGAGCGATGACAGTAAGTGCTGTTAATGTGCATGTGAAGAACCAAACTCTCCAAGAGCACCGGCAATTACCTCTGTTTACCTACTAAATGTATAATGGGATTATTGGGCAAAATCCATTTCACTCACAAAAACAGCAGGCAGCTTTATGGACATTTTCTCATTCAATTTGGAaaagtgtcattttatttttgagacaTCGCAGCACATatcaataataatgacattattTCATAGCAGGACAAACGAGGAAAGAAGattgtctctctccctcacatcGAGGCCTCCGGTCTCTCAGTCAGAGGTGTGTGATGGTCACAGCCCCGGGCTCTGCAGGAGGATCATCACTGTACCACCCTGCACCCTCTGCTGGGCTCAACTGATCACACCGCCTTCCCCCGTCCTGCCCCACGGAGCCTTTGTCTTTGGcagaggccacacacacacacacacacacacacacacacacacacacacacacacacacactctaaacTGATCGGTCTGAGCTCAGCAGGAGGCGTGGACAAGATGTGGCGCCTACACACCCTGCAGAGATGTTATGACACCACCTCATCATTAACTTACACACTGTATATCCATGTTTGCACGTGCACCTCGAGCTGTGGCGTCTCAGCTGccgtttcacacacacacacacacacacacacacacacggttgtAGATATCTGACAGAATGTAGGAAAAGTGAATGTTGATGCATCTTTGAGCAGAAACCTGAGAGGACGAGGTTTGAGTTTAAAGGCTGAGAGAGCggcttcacactcacactgcgGATTTTAATCACGTTCACGTGAAGTACAGAGGTTAAAGTGttaaagagaataaaacaacatgtgGGCTGATGAGTTCATGAACAGGTGTGAGAGTTGTAAAGGTGAGAACTCACCGGGAGAGAGTTTCATCTCTCGCAGCCTCGGGGACAGAAACGGCGGCTGTTTTCACATCTGGATCAACCCAACATTTCCGAATCCAACGGTCCGCTACTTCCACACGTCCACGTCCCGGTCTGGGATTAAACAGCGACCCGGGAAAGTTCCTGCTCGGCACGCGGGGAAGTTGATAAATCTccatatatcatatatcatatctCCACGTGAGGCTGTTGGGGTGTGTGTCTTATACAACACAACGCGCCAGTCTCACTTGTTGAGGGAGGTGGAGCTCGAGCAGTCGCACCGGTCCGAAGCGTCGCGCGCCCCCGTCTCCAAAAGCAAGAGCGCGTGGCGCCAGGAGGAGTCCCCGGCAGCGCGTGGATCAGACTGCTGAGGCGCTGGGCAGCTCACCTCGTCCTCCAGCTCCCCCCTCTGTCTGTACCTCCCCTCTGcttccaccccccaccccacccctcctggACTCACgcgagagaaaaaaataaaacacaggaacCTCTGAGTAAAGCCACCGTTCTGTCCTGAATCAGACCAACACCTGCACGAActctttgttttaataaaaaccaTTCAGACCCAGAGCTGGACTGTGATCTAATCTAATAATCACACTGAAGCCCGGCACACACTAAAcgatttttaaaatcttacccgatttagaaaacatgagcgaacacacacatgatgacaaataaagtcagactgtcactgttgtgttcttacagtgtgtgatctgcagagagaagaccgacacagccacaccacacactaacagattcaccaccaacaaccagagtctggagTCTCAGAACGGTCAAACGCGactttaaacaaacatggcggacgatgacatctgttgtttgtgcttctgtcctcagtcagcttgcttcctaATTGGCTAACACCCCTGATCTACATATTGAACAGGTTTAATATTGATCGTCTTCGAAGCAGATCAGGGAGAGTAAAAACCAtcttaacacacctcacaccacaggagaatctgacaagatcatcgTTAGGACCAATCGATAATCGTGCTGTTTCTGACTCTGATCGGGACGGGGGATTTGTATCACAGTGACCAGGCTCACACTGCATGCAGAGAACTGCCTCTGTCCTGTTTCACACTACATGAATTCATGTCTGCATCGTCTAACAGCGAATGTTAACTGAGCCATTTGTGCCATTTCAttaaagagtgtgtgttctTCACCTGAACCTGAGGCCGACTCATTACAGGAACAAGCATTTCCCCTCACAGCTCTGACTGAAGCAGCGTCAGAACCATAATGAGTATAAATCACATCAGTGTGGTGAATAAGGTCAGAGTCCATGTGGCTTTAACAGGCTGACTGTACATGACCTCACATGCAGCTGAGCGATCAGCTTCGCTGCCGTTTGCTTCTTTTCATTAGTGGatcttaaaaatataatttcacacagcacagaggcGAACTtaccacacactgcagctttaagatAAACCTGAACCTTAGTGGCTCTTGTTGCAGGTTATAAAATAACCTTGACAAGAACAAAAAATCTGCAAATATGGGCTTAGCAAAGCGAGTTGAAGCAGTTCCATTTGCCCCTCCTGTGGTTTAGATGTAGGTCAGCTGGTCCCAGTGTTCCAGGTGTCATTTCAGAGGAATGTGAGTTTTTTATGGGGCCGGTTCTTCCTCTAGGAACCAGCCAACATAATGAACTGTGTTGCTATATATGTTCTACTGTATGTGCACTAATCTACTGAGCTGAAGAAGAGTAGTGGTAGTAGCAGTcgcacacacagcagcaattTCCCCAGGCAAAGTAATGAGATGTTGAAGCGGCAGTGGTTCAGATGACTGTGTCGATATATGTTTCAGTGtctccacacagaaaagacgTTCTGACGTTCtgcctgctcagcaccaaacagcagagtcaGTGATCAGCTGGTCCACGTCAGGTCTGGGTAAGAGACGTTTATTTAAactaaaaccaaaccaaaagtACAACAACAGAACACGAAGACGTCCAGAAAAATCCCAAATCAAAGATGAAAGAAGTCTAAAAACACAAGACCAGAACTCACaggactgaaacaaacaaacacacacacacacaagactcTGACAGAGCACAGGTGAAAGACAAGGACAagagacttcaaaataaaacaggaagtccAAGGACACAAGGAAGGTGAAGGAAAGAgctcacaaaataaaaccagaagcACCAGAAACAGAATCATCTCATGACACCAGTGAGTGTTTAATGGACTCGAGTTGAAACAGGGATTCAAACCAAAGTTAAAACTGCTCACTTACTCTTCAATAGTCAGGAAAGCTCCATGATCTACTGTGCACAAATACAACTCAAATCTAATCAGCtaaatacacactgaaaagACTGACTGTGCGTACATGAATATTTAATCCTTAAGATATGAGATCTGCTGATTACATCTTTACGCTGAATGAAACGGCCACTGACAGAGGAgagtgtgtccatgtgtgaGCTGCAGATAGTTTGTCCGTCGTCTTCTTCCTGCTCTTTGTATTTTCCAGAGGCAGTCGTGTTGTCAGCGTGTGAATTTTAAACTGTACCTATCTGCTCCATACAGCAGAGGTAAGTCCTGATTGTCCTGCTGAGgggaaaatacattttcttgcCTGTATAATTAAGTTTCCCTGCATTCATGTGATGTTGAAGCTATGGTAAATTGGCTAGTTTATAGACAGACAGCACACACTCTTTGTGCTCAGACTGCAGCAGCTTTAACCAGTGATGCATCATAACCAAAACtaaacgcagcttaaaacccATCAGGTAAATCTGG
This genomic window from Lates calcarifer isolate ASB-BC8 linkage group LG1, TLL_Latcal_v3, whole genome shotgun sequence contains:
- the lrrc3 gene encoding leucine-rich repeat-containing protein 3, with translation MQDVAGPAMPRKPLFSDGLALLWGVLFGLFVAPVTTCPTRCHCIEKSGMTVVQCMSRSLEKIPSDLPRDTVVLLLASNHITHIPNHAFRELHYLQEVDLSNNEIETVDVGAFQGVSDSLLMLDLSNNRIQSVPKEAFARLRAKISLSNNPWHCECTLQEVLRELRLDPKTVNEVICHTAVQEEYAGKPVIQVLDSGINFCNFHHKTTDVAMFVTMFGWFTMVIAYVIYYVRHNQEDARRHLQYLKSLPSSSQISKDFDTISTVL